In the genome of Vicia villosa cultivar HV-30 ecotype Madison, WI linkage group LG7, Vvil1.0, whole genome shotgun sequence, one region contains:
- the LOC131619151 gene encoding uncharacterized protein LOC131619151, whose amino-acid sequence MLKMQRDSNFNHHAKCDKLYLTNLNFVDDVLLFYRGDAKSVEIMMDAFRRFSESMGLISNPSKCIMYFGDVDNGMKEILRGVTEFEEGSLPVKYLGVPLTSKKLTIHHYKPLVKKICFPIHKYEIKKIDAIRRTFIWTGKHEPSIKTFVAWKREI is encoded by the exons ATGCTCAAGATGCAGAGAGATTCGAATTTCAACCACCATGCCAAATGTGATAAACTCTACCTCACTAATCTGAATTTTGTAGACGATGTCCTTCTGTTTTATAGAGGAGATGCCAAATCAGTAGAGATAATGATGGATGCCTTCAGGAGGTTTTCTGAATCAATGGGGCTTATATCCAATCCCTCCAAGTGTATAATGTATTTTGGAGATGTGGATAATGGCATGAAGGAGATTTTGAGAGGGGTTACTGAATTTGAAGAGGGATCACTTCCAGTCAAATATCTTGGAGTCCCTCTTACCAGCAAGAAGCTTACCATTCACCATTATAAGCCTCTAGTGAAGAAGATT TGCTTTCCAATACACAAGTATGAGATCAAAAAGATTGATGCTATTCGTAGGACCTTCATCTGGACTGGTAAACATGAGCCTAGCATAAAAACCTTTGTTGCATGGAAGAGA GAAATCTGA
- the LOC131619152 gene encoding uncharacterized protein LOC131619152 translates to MGPQKQGVYTLTVNDLLLPNVKQWNMRVLCDLFDYSVVRDILRVPLAEVVQEDCLVWKEDVNAPTRVKHLIWRICSDCLPSKTAGLLDILSPRLQTFHDIKSLILDICTKEDRKTAGRVAVMLEGLWKNRNDFVWHNEKEDASKLGWLAFHRLQEWFLAQNLPETNSDIRDLVIWNPPSFGCLKFNVDVAFNQRVGTTNHGWCIRNDHGDFVAAGTAWDNCTFSVLEAEALAIKEAIQSATTLHNIPVIFESDSQQVVKALSSSSSGNSEFYLIIKSIKLLLLEFPNFEVKFIKRQANMVAHTLDKAVNS, encoded by the exons ATGGGACCTCAAAAACAAGGTGTGTACACTTTAACCGTTAATGATCTTTTGTTGCCTAATGTTAAACAATGGAATATGCGAGTTTTATGCGATTTGTTTGACTATTCAGTTGTCAGAGATATCTTACGTGTTCCATTGGCAGAAGTGGTGCAGGAAGATTGCTTGGTTTGGAAAGAAGATGTTAACG CTCCAACCAGAGTAAAACATCTTATTTGGAGAATTTGTAGTGACTGTCTCCCGTCAAAG ACGGCAGGACTTCTCGATATATTATCCCCCCGTCTCCAAACTTTTCATGATATCAAATCCCTTATCCTTGACATTTGTACTAAGGAGGATAGGAAAACCGCGGGGAGAGTTGCGGTTATGCTGGAAGGTTTATGGAAGAATAGGAACGACTTTGTTTGGCACAATGAGAAGGAAGACGCATCGAAGCTTGGTTGGCTGGCCTTCCATAGGTTGCAAGAGTGGTTTCTAGCACAAAATCTTCCGGAAACGAATTCAGATATCAGAGATTTGGTTATTTGGAACCCTCCCTCTTTTGGATGCTTAAAATTTAATGTTGATGTCGCCTTTAATCAACGTGTCGGGACTACGAATCACGGTTGGTGCATTCGTAATGATCATGGTGACTTTGTAGCTGCAGGTACTGCTTGGGATAATTGCACCTTCTCCGTGTTGGAGGCGGAGGCATTAGCCATTAAGGAAGCTATCCAATCTGCCACTACACTTCATAACATACCGGTGATTTTCGAAAGTGATTCCCAACAGGTGGTCAAAGCCCTTAGTTCCAGTTCGAGCGGTAATTCggagttttatttaattattaaatccaTTAAGTTGTTATTACTAGAGTTCCCtaactttgaggttaagtttataaagcgtcaagcgaatatggttgctcaCACCTTAGATAAGGCGGTCAATTCATGA